A genomic segment from Chitinophaga flava encodes:
- a CDS encoding porin family protein: MLACLACATTVNAQVSLGLRSGYVNAGMDVSSGGNGNADTKSLHGWQAGFYLNIPLFPNGALQPGFSYITKGAQLPFSGEQNIDVALPGATRIKLQYLELPVDLVYKIPIGIGKLALGGGGYVAYSTRGDYELAIYKEGQLLQSSSQRLDFSKDPNVFSTGLNLQRWDAGLNARATIEFNCYLTLGVNYSYGLVDIDKSAGKVKNRYFGVSLGVLLNREDW; the protein is encoded by the coding sequence GTGTTGGCCTGTTTGGCCTGTGCCACTACTGTTAATGCTCAGGTAAGTTTAGGCCTGAGGAGCGGTTATGTTAATGCCGGCATGGATGTTTCCTCCGGGGGCAACGGTAATGCAGATACGAAATCGTTGCATGGCTGGCAAGCTGGCTTTTATCTGAATATTCCGCTTTTCCCTAACGGTGCGTTGCAACCCGGGTTCAGCTATATTACCAAAGGGGCCCAACTACCGTTTAGTGGAGAACAAAATATAGACGTGGCACTGCCTGGTGCTACCAGGATAAAACTGCAGTATCTGGAGCTGCCAGTCGATCTGGTATATAAGATACCGATTGGCATCGGCAAACTGGCGCTGGGTGGTGGTGGCTATGTAGCCTATAGTACCCGTGGAGATTATGAGCTGGCTATTTATAAGGAGGGACAGTTGCTGCAATCCAGCTCCCAACGGCTGGACTTTAGCAAGGACCCTAATGTCTTTTCAACCGGCCTTAATCTGCAACGTTGGGATGCTGGCTTAAATGCAAGGGCTACGATTGAATTTAACTGTTATCTTACCTTGGGGGTCAATTACAGCTATGGATTGGTAGATATTGACAAATCTGCCGGCAAGGTAAAAAACCGGTATTTCGGCGTCAGTCTTGGGGTTCTGCTGAATCGCGAAGACTGGTAA
- a CDS encoding rhomboid family intramembrane serine protease translates to MNDLFALHYWGSSGFRPHQFITHLFMHSTSDPWHLLMNMFTLWMFGATLENRWGSKRFLIFYMICGIGASLCYMGVQTYENMTLAKYANAFLDNPTFSNFVALDKKFHLDNANISMSDMKEAIAQGNTLAIDMAKIYVKQYMLAYSNSIVVGASGAVYGILFAFGYLFPNAIIFLYFFPIRAKYFVAFMILTEVWAGIQNSPEDNVAHFAHLGGALFAYLLLKGWTQRDRTNFY, encoded by the coding sequence ATGAATGACCTTTTTGCTCTCCATTACTGGGGGTCATCGGGATTCCGGCCCCATCAGTTCATCACTCACCTGTTCATGCACTCTACCAGCGATCCCTGGCACCTGCTCATGAACATGTTTACACTCTGGATGTTTGGCGCCACGCTGGAAAACAGGTGGGGATCCAAAAGGTTCCTGATTTTTTATATGATATGCGGTATAGGCGCTTCGCTCTGTTATATGGGCGTGCAGACCTATGAGAATATGACCCTGGCCAAATATGCCAATGCTTTCCTGGACAACCCTACGTTCAGCAACTTCGTGGCGCTGGATAAGAAGTTCCATCTGGACAATGCCAATATCAGCATGAGCGATATGAAAGAGGCTATTGCACAGGGTAATACGCTGGCTATCGATATGGCGAAAATATATGTCAAACAATATATGCTCGCTTACAGCAACAGCATCGTTGTAGGCGCTTCCGGCGCGGTATACGGTATCCTGTTTGCTTTTGGCTATCTCTTTCCCAATGCTATCATCTTCCTGTATTTCTTCCCCATAAGGGCCAAATACTTCGTTGCTTTTATGATCCTGACAGAAGTATGGGCCGGGATACAAAACTCTCCGGAAGACAACGTGGCACACTTTGCTCATCTGGGCGGCGCACTTTTTGCATATCTCCTGCTGAAAGGCTGGACCCAAAGGGACAGAACCAATTTTTATTGA
- a CDS encoding GH3 auxin-responsive promoter family protein codes for MKILSPAISQLARLRMGRIVYFMQYPVQVQQQVFQNLISAAQYTEFGKQYGFSKIYKIEEYKQRVPVHTYDTIKPYIQRTMEGQQNVLWNTPIKWFAKSSGTTADKSKFIPVTVESLDECHYRSGRDVISLYYNNFPDSDVFTGKSLVIGGSHQVNKLSEDSDSYFGDLSAVMLQNMPFYGNMIRTPDLEIALMDEWEEKIERMANAVIHENVTSIAGVPTWTIVLIKRIFELTGKDNLADVWPNLELYMHGGVSFTPYREQFNKLIRNPLMHYQETYNASEGFFAAQDVIGEEGLLLFLNHGIFYEFMPMEELGKEHPRTLQLQEVETGKNYALVISTNGGLWRYLVGDTIQFTSLLPYRIKVSGRTKSFINAFGEEVIVENADTAIAKACEVTGAVVNDYTAAPVYFSDHGNGGHEWAIEFEIAPENPDSFTTVMDNTLKSINSDYEAKRYKNIALRPPVVHVLPKGTFCEFLKSKGKLGGQHKVPRLNNDRNYLEEILKFAAENMNT; via the coding sequence ATGAAAATTTTAAGTCCTGCCATATCACAACTCGCACGTCTGCGCATGGGACGCATCGTATACTTCATGCAGTATCCCGTGCAGGTGCAGCAGCAGGTATTCCAAAACCTTATCAGCGCCGCCCAGTATACGGAGTTTGGCAAACAATACGGCTTTTCCAAAATCTATAAAATAGAGGAATATAAACAAAGGGTCCCTGTACATACCTACGATACCATCAAACCGTATATACAGCGTACCATGGAAGGACAGCAGAATGTGCTGTGGAACACCCCGATCAAATGGTTTGCAAAATCCAGCGGTACCACCGCCGATAAAAGCAAGTTTATTCCCGTAACAGTGGAAAGCCTGGACGAATGCCATTACCGCTCCGGCCGGGATGTTATTTCCCTGTACTACAATAATTTCCCTGATTCCGACGTATTTACCGGAAAATCACTGGTCATCGGTGGTAGCCACCAGGTAAACAAACTGTCGGAAGACAGCGATTCCTACTTCGGAGACCTCAGTGCCGTGATGCTGCAGAACATGCCGTTCTATGGTAACATGATCCGCACTCCCGACCTGGAAATCGCCCTGATGGACGAATGGGAAGAAAAGATAGAACGCATGGCCAATGCCGTTATCCACGAAAACGTGACTTCCATTGCCGGCGTTCCTACCTGGACCATCGTACTGATTAAACGGATCTTTGAACTGACCGGAAAAGATAACCTGGCTGATGTATGGCCCAATCTGGAACTGTACATGCATGGTGGCGTAAGCTTTACTCCCTACCGCGAACAGTTTAATAAACTCATACGCAATCCCCTGATGCACTATCAGGAAACCTATAACGCTTCGGAAGGTTTCTTTGCCGCCCAGGACGTAATAGGAGAAGAAGGATTGCTCCTGTTCCTCAACCATGGCATCTTCTATGAGTTTATGCCAATGGAGGAACTGGGTAAGGAACATCCAAGGACACTCCAGCTGCAGGAAGTGGAAACCGGTAAAAACTACGCACTCGTTATCAGCACCAATGGTGGTCTGTGGCGTTATCTGGTAGGTGATACCATTCAATTTACTTCCCTGCTTCCTTATCGCATTAAGGTGAGCGGCCGGACCAAATCCTTTATCAACGCCTTCGGAGAAGAAGTGATAGTGGAAAATGCCGACACCGCCATCGCCAAAGCCTGCGAAGTTACCGGTGCCGTGGTAAACGATTATACGGCTGCTCCCGTATATTTCAGCGACCATGGTAACGGCGGACATGAATGGGCGATAGAATTTGAAATAGCACCGGAAAACCCGGACAGCTTCACCACCGTAATGGATAATACATTAAAATCCATTAACTCGGACTACGAAGCCAAAAGGTATAAAAATATTGCCCTGCGCCCTCCGGTAGTACATGTATTGCCCAAAGGCACTTTCTGTGAATTTCTCAAAAGTAAGGGTAAACTGGGCGGACAGCACAAAGTGCCACGCCTCAACAATGACCGCAATTATCTCGAAGAAATTCTGAAATTCGCGGCAGAGAATATGAACACTTAA
- the lptB gene encoding LPS export ABC transporter ATP-binding protein, translating to MALRIHTDQLVKRYGARTVVNHVSVEVSQGEIVGLLGPNGAGKTTSFYMVVGLIKPDLGNVYLDDINITKLPMYKRAKMGIGYLPQEASVFRKLSVEDNIAAVLEMTNLKKAAQKDKLEALLSEFRLQHVRKSPGDVLSGGERRRTEIARALAVDPKFILLDEPFAGIDPIAVEDIQSIVAKLKYKNIGILITDHNVQETLSITDRAYLLFEGKILKSGSAEELAEDEQVRKVYLGQNFVLRRKNYLDEAAKQ from the coding sequence ATGGCATTAAGAATACATACGGACCAGCTGGTAAAGCGCTATGGCGCCAGAACAGTGGTAAACCACGTGTCTGTGGAAGTATCCCAGGGGGAGATAGTAGGGCTGCTCGGCCCTAACGGGGCGGGTAAAACCACCTCCTTTTACATGGTAGTAGGGCTTATTAAGCCAGACCTGGGCAACGTGTACCTGGATGATATCAATATCACCAAGTTACCCATGTATAAAAGGGCTAAAATGGGGATCGGTTACCTGCCACAGGAAGCTTCGGTTTTCCGGAAACTCAGTGTAGAAGATAATATCGCCGCTGTACTGGAGATGACCAATCTGAAAAAGGCCGCCCAGAAAGACAAGCTGGAAGCACTCTTAAGTGAATTCCGCCTGCAGCATGTCCGTAAAAGCCCCGGAGACGTATTGAGCGGGGGAGAACGCCGCCGTACCGAAATTGCCCGGGCACTGGCTGTAGATCCCAAGTTTATCCTGCTGGACGAACCTTTTGCCGGTATCGACCCTATCGCCGTGGAAGATATCCAGTCTATCGTAGCTAAACTCAAATACAAGAATATCGGTATCCTGATCACTGACCACAACGTGCAGGAAACCTTGTCCATTACTGATAGGGCCTATTTATTGTTTGAAGGGAAAATCCTGAAATCCGGGTCAGCTGAAGAACTGGCCGAGGATGAACAGGTGAGAAAAGTGTATCTTGGCCAGAATTTCGTTCTGCGGAGAAAGAATTATCTGGACGAAGCAGCTAAACAATAA
- a CDS encoding TlpA family protein disulfide reductase, with protein sequence MRKIFFLLLAALALQLNLQAQGYQLSIKLKNYTSGKLFLANYMGRTTYLTDSADVSPSGEVILKGKTPLLPGIYLVVLPGKQQYVETLIDKQQAFSVTIDTTDLINKTVYKGSPDNDLFLGYNRFIFQQEALTHNIASQLKAAQTAADSAKVLPLQQELGKKLQQYRQELIQKNPNAILSAIFKAMKEPEIPQQPAGEDSTFAYRYFKGHYWDDVELSTDRLVRTPVLEGKLKKYFTQLVVNMPDSIIADCDALIARTRKSKEAFKFVLWWLTYNYESSPYMGMDAVFVHLVEKYYVSGDAYWLNDEQLNKIVNRAYTLAPNLIGQQAAPLELKDTASRPVSLYKTKAKFTVLVFWDPTCGHCKTEVPRLDSAFKASWKNKGVAMIGIKTEGTREEWLSFIKEHKLNGWIHALDADNKTNYRRLYDVYSTPVVYLLDENKKIVAKRLAVEQLNEFLEHAGQKNVAAKL encoded by the coding sequence ATGCGTAAGATATTTTTTCTGCTCCTGGCAGCACTCGCTTTACAGTTAAACCTGCAAGCACAGGGTTATCAGCTCTCCATTAAGCTGAAAAATTATACCAGTGGAAAACTGTTTCTGGCCAATTATATGGGCCGGACCACCTACCTGACTGACTCAGCCGACGTATCTCCGTCCGGTGAAGTTATCCTGAAGGGGAAAACACCGCTGTTACCTGGTATTTATCTGGTCGTACTGCCCGGCAAACAGCAATATGTGGAAACACTGATCGACAAACAGCAGGCGTTCAGCGTAACAATCGATACTACTGACCTGATCAACAAAACTGTTTATAAAGGATCTCCTGATAATGACCTGTTTCTGGGATATAACCGGTTTATTTTCCAGCAGGAAGCACTTACCCATAATATTGCCAGCCAGCTGAAAGCTGCGCAAACAGCTGCAGACTCTGCCAAGGTGCTGCCTTTACAGCAGGAGCTGGGTAAAAAACTGCAGCAATACCGGCAGGAACTGATCCAGAAAAACCCTAATGCTATCCTGTCGGCCATTTTCAAGGCTATGAAAGAGCCTGAGATACCACAGCAGCCAGCAGGTGAAGACTCTACTTTTGCCTATCGTTATTTTAAAGGCCATTACTGGGACGATGTAGAGCTGTCTACCGACCGCCTGGTGAGAACGCCGGTACTGGAAGGTAAACTGAAAAAATACTTTACCCAGCTGGTGGTAAATATGCCGGACTCCATCATCGCAGACTGTGATGCCCTCATAGCCCGTACCCGCAAGAGCAAGGAGGCATTCAAATTTGTACTCTGGTGGCTTACCTATAACTATGAAAGTTCTCCTTACATGGGTATGGATGCCGTATTTGTGCATCTGGTGGAGAAGTATTATGTGTCAGGGGATGCTTACTGGCTGAATGATGAACAGCTGAACAAGATCGTTAACCGGGCTTACACACTGGCGCCTAATCTGATCGGGCAACAGGCAGCTCCGCTGGAACTGAAGGATACCGCCTCCAGACCTGTTTCATTGTATAAAACAAAAGCCAAATTCACTGTCCTGGTATTCTGGGATCCTACCTGTGGCCACTGTAAGACTGAAGTGCCCCGTCTGGATTCTGCATTTAAGGCCAGCTGGAAAAATAAAGGAGTAGCCATGATCGGTATTAAAACGGAAGGCACACGGGAAGAATGGCTGTCCTTTATTAAGGAGCACAAACTCAATGGCTGGATACATGCACTGGATGCGGATAACAAGACCAACTATCGTCGTTTATACGACGTGTATAGTACACCGGTAGTATATCTGCTGGATGAGAACAAAAAAATCGTTGCCAAGCGGTTGGCAGTAGAGCAGCTAAATGAATTTTTAGAACATGCCGGGCAAAAGAATGTAGCTGCAAAACTGTAG
- the rlmD gene encoding 23S rRNA (uracil(1939)-C(5))-methyltransferase RlmD — protein sequence MRKKNVVLEKVPVSGYAAEGKALARQDGKVIFIEGGVMPGDIVDVRLSKNKKDWAEGKAIHFHAYSDKRVEPFCAHFGTCGGCKWQMMPYSLQLEYKQQQVADHLQRIGKLDLPPMSPILGSAHTEHYRNKLEFTFSNKAYLTNEEVRTLNGEIPVRPALGFHVPKLFDKVLDINTCYLMQEPVNLIRNTIREYAIQHELSFYDIRLQEGWLRNLVVRLCTTGEIMVNLVIHHEDKANRVALLDHLQKTVPAITTLLYTINPKKNDSIFDLEPQVYSGKGYAEEKLEDFVFKIGPKSFFQTNTYQGEVLYKVTRDFAELTGSEIVYDLYCGTGSIGIFVSRKARKVVGIELIKEAIDDARENAARNQVNNAEFFAGDVVDICDDAFFAHHGQPDVIITDPPRAGMHEKLVNKLLEIAAPKIVYVSCNPATQARDLALLDALYTVEKVQPVDMFPHTHHIENVVLLKKRENK from the coding sequence GTGAGGAAAAAAAATGTTGTTTTAGAAAAAGTACCTGTATCCGGCTATGCCGCAGAAGGTAAGGCCCTGGCGCGGCAAGACGGTAAAGTCATCTTTATTGAAGGGGGTGTAATGCCCGGCGATATTGTAGACGTACGGCTGAGTAAAAACAAAAAAGACTGGGCCGAAGGAAAGGCCATTCATTTCCATGCCTACTCTGACAAGCGGGTGGAGCCGTTTTGTGCGCATTTTGGTACCTGCGGCGGTTGTAAATGGCAGATGATGCCTTACAGCCTGCAGCTGGAATACAAACAGCAACAGGTGGCAGATCACCTGCAGCGTATCGGCAAGCTGGACCTCCCTCCCATGAGCCCGATCCTTGGATCAGCCCATACGGAGCACTACCGCAACAAGCTGGAATTTACCTTCAGCAACAAGGCCTACCTCACCAATGAAGAAGTAAGGACGCTCAACGGGGAAATCCCGGTGAGACCGGCACTTGGCTTTCACGTACCCAAACTGTTCGACAAGGTGCTGGATATCAACACCTGCTACCTGATGCAGGAACCGGTGAACCTCATCCGCAACACTATCCGGGAGTATGCCATACAGCATGAACTGTCTTTTTATGATATCCGCCTGCAGGAAGGCTGGCTGCGGAATCTTGTTGTACGTTTGTGCACAACCGGGGAGATTATGGTGAACCTGGTGATACATCATGAAGACAAGGCAAACAGGGTAGCACTGCTGGACCATCTGCAGAAAACAGTACCGGCTATCACCACCCTGCTGTACACCATCAACCCCAAGAAAAACGACTCCATCTTCGATCTGGAACCACAGGTGTATTCCGGTAAAGGTTATGCAGAAGAAAAACTGGAGGACTTTGTATTTAAAATAGGTCCGAAATCTTTCTTCCAGACAAACACCTACCAGGGAGAAGTGTTATATAAGGTTACGCGTGACTTTGCAGAACTGACCGGTTCGGAAATTGTATACGATCTGTACTGTGGTACCGGTAGTATTGGTATTTTTGTATCCCGCAAAGCCCGGAAAGTTGTGGGCATTGAACTGATTAAGGAAGCGATTGATGATGCCCGGGAAAATGCAGCCCGTAACCAGGTAAACAATGCTGAGTTTTTTGCCGGTGATGTAGTGGATATTTGTGACGATGCTTTTTTTGCCCATCACGGACAGCCGGACGTTATTATTACCGACCCTCCACGGGCTGGTATGCACGAAAAACTGGTCAATAAACTGCTGGAGATTGCTGCCCCAAAAATCGTATATGTAAGCTGTAACCCGGCTACACAGGCCAGAGACCTGGCTTTGCTGGATGCGCTGTACACGGTGGAAAAGGTACAACCCGTAGATATGTTTCCGCATACCCATCACATCGAAAATGTGGTGTTGCTGAAGAAAAGAGAAAATAAATAG
- a CDS encoding porin family protein produces the protein MTKKTIFLSLAAMTISVAAMSQARVGVKGGWNLSNITTTNGGSTEDAKTLSGFNVGVIADLPLVPRILSFQPGVFYTTKGTKTEVGDRNHVSLTSPYAKYTQNPSYVEVPLNLIARLPIGEGASLFAGVGPYFAFGVAGRNKYEAVTVAGTASGSSDIKWDDDTPFNNGDLNQGRDKWKRFDWGGNVQVGAEISNFLISAQYGIGFAKVYSGQDNSADDKNKNRVFSVSVGYLFGGR, from the coding sequence ATGACTAAGAAGACGATTTTCCTGTCATTAGCAGCGATGACGATTTCTGTTGCAGCGATGTCGCAAGCCCGTGTAGGCGTTAAAGGTGGTTGGAACCTTTCCAATATTACTACCACAAACGGAGGAAGTACTGAAGATGCCAAAACGTTGTCCGGCTTCAACGTGGGTGTCATAGCGGATTTGCCGCTGGTGCCACGTATTCTGTCTTTTCAGCCGGGAGTTTTTTACACCACAAAAGGGACCAAAACAGAAGTAGGAGATAGGAACCATGTATCTCTTACGAGCCCTTATGCTAAGTATACACAGAACCCATCTTACGTTGAAGTTCCATTGAATCTTATTGCCAGGCTGCCTATAGGAGAGGGTGCCAGCTTGTTTGCCGGTGTCGGCCCGTATTTTGCATTCGGGGTGGCAGGCAGGAATAAATATGAAGCAGTCACAGTAGCTGGTACTGCCAGTGGGTCTTCAGACATTAAGTGGGACGATGATACTCCTTTTAATAATGGCGATTTGAACCAGGGCCGTGACAAGTGGAAAAGGTTTGACTGGGGAGGTAATGTGCAGGTTGGTGCCGAGATCAGTAATTTCCTGATCAGTGCGCAATATGGAATTGGCTTTGCCAAAGTATATTCCGGACAGGATAACAGTGCAGATGATAAAAACAAGAACCGGGTGTTCAGCGTTTCTGTTGGTTATTTGTTCGGAGGCAGATAG
- a CDS encoding porin family protein produces MKKVFLSVVALMIAGVTFGQVQWGIVAGPQFSSVNTRFAGGSKETSSIRVGLRAGVTVDIPIGDDFYIGTGLLYANRGGKFKHDLGKVDLSYLQLPLDFMFKPEVGSGRLVLAVGPYVALGLGGKYKDLPFLGDPKAFKDEATAVYKLKRFDAGGNFQVGYEMPIGLYFGLNGDLGMVNAFDNTSNDRKFKMSSFGVSIGYKFGGH; encoded by the coding sequence ATGAAAAAGGTATTTTTATCTGTGGTCGCTTTAATGATCGCTGGTGTTACATTTGGTCAGGTGCAGTGGGGCATCGTTGCCGGCCCTCAGTTTTCAAGTGTGAATACAAGATTTGCCGGGGGGTCAAAGGAAACCAGTAGCATTCGCGTGGGTTTGAGAGCAGGTGTGACTGTTGATATTCCTATCGGGGATGATTTCTATATTGGTACCGGACTACTGTATGCCAACAGGGGAGGTAAGTTCAAGCATGACCTGGGCAAGGTGGATTTGTCTTACCTGCAGTTGCCTCTCGATTTTATGTTTAAACCGGAAGTGGGAAGTGGCAGACTGGTGTTGGCAGTAGGTCCTTATGTAGCACTGGGTTTGGGCGGTAAATATAAAGACCTGCCTTTTCTGGGTGATCCTAAAGCGTTTAAAGATGAAGCCACTGCTGTTTACAAGCTGAAACGTTTTGATGCGGGTGGTAACTTCCAGGTAGGTTATGAAATGCCGATAGGCTTATATTTTGGCTTAAACGGAGATCTGGGAATGGTCAACGCGTTTGATAACACCAGTAATGATCGTAAGTTCAAAATGTCTTCCTTTGGTGTATCAATAGGGTATAAGTTTGGTGGACATTGA
- a CDS encoding porin family protein — translation MKKHVLLIAVALVGSLSTFAQVKFGVKAGLNVANASVKEDDKKVDGLKSMTGFHVGVIADISLAENFALQPGLLYSKKGFKFQEKETSGEAFAGLKMTTSMNYLEIPINFLYKTELGSGKFFGGFGPYVALGLGGKTKYSGLVGIGTGIIGADSDEKVKFDGKKYPVDGTADEKAAYEKDSHFKALDAGANFTVGYELRNGLQFGVNYALGLTNNAVEDKSSHKNRYFGVSVGFLFGGKSGKK, via the coding sequence ATGAAAAAGCATGTTCTGTTAATCGCCGTAGCACTGGTTGGATCTCTTTCCACTTTCGCTCAGGTAAAATTTGGAGTAAAAGCAGGTTTAAACGTGGCTAACGCCAGCGTAAAAGAAGATGACAAAAAAGTTGATGGTCTTAAATCCATGACTGGTTTCCACGTTGGTGTTATTGCTGACATCTCCCTGGCAGAAAACTTTGCACTGCAACCAGGATTACTCTACAGCAAAAAAGGCTTTAAATTCCAGGAAAAAGAAACTTCCGGTGAAGCCTTCGCTGGTCTGAAAATGACCACCAGCATGAACTATCTGGAAATTCCAATTAACTTCCTGTACAAAACTGAGCTGGGTTCCGGTAAATTCTTCGGTGGCTTCGGTCCTTATGTAGCACTCGGTCTGGGTGGTAAAACCAAATACTCCGGTCTGGTTGGTATTGGCACTGGTATCATCGGTGCAGATAGCGACGAGAAAGTGAAATTTGACGGTAAAAAATACCCTGTAGACGGTACTGCTGATGAAAAAGCAGCGTATGAAAAAGATTCTCACTTCAAAGCACTGGATGCTGGTGCAAACTTCACCGTAGGTTATGAACTGAGAAACGGTCTGCAGTTTGGTGTAAACTACGCCCTGGGTCTGACCAACAACGCAGTAGAAGATAAATCTTCTCACAAAAACAGATACTTCGGTGTTTCCGTAGGTTTCCTGTTTGGTGGTAAAAGCGGCAAAAAATAA
- the metF gene encoding methylenetetrahydrofolate reductase [NAD(P)H] codes for MKVTEHIARAKDTLISFEILPPLKGKSIESIYDHLDPLMEFKPAYINVTYHRSEHMFKKKADGSFDKVEIRKRPGTVGICAAIMNHYNVDAVPHLICGGFSREETENALIDLNFLGIDNVLVLRGDAPKNETFFEPDPHGHSYAIELLDQVAHMNNGMYLENDLQGGVKTNFCIGVAGYPEKHFEAPNMQTDMGHLKRKVENGADYIVTQMFFDNQKFFDFVAKCREMGITVPIIPGLKPLTSKKQMTILPRIFHVDLPTELSNEILRCKTDKEVEQVGTEWLITQSRELKQFGVPVLHYYTLGKPNVVRKAVEAIM; via the coding sequence ATGAAAGTAACAGAACATATTGCCCGGGCGAAGGATACCCTGATATCTTTTGAAATCCTTCCTCCGCTGAAAGGTAAAAGCATCGAATCTATCTACGACCATCTGGACCCGTTAATGGAATTCAAGCCGGCCTATATCAACGTGACCTACCACCGCAGTGAGCATATGTTCAAAAAGAAGGCTGATGGCTCTTTTGATAAGGTGGAGATCCGCAAACGTCCCGGTACGGTAGGTATCTGCGCTGCCATCATGAACCATTACAACGTGGATGCCGTTCCTCACCTTATCTGTGGCGGGTTTAGCCGGGAGGAAACGGAAAACGCCCTTATAGACCTGAATTTTTTAGGAATAGATAACGTATTGGTACTCAGAGGAGATGCCCCTAAAAATGAAACTTTCTTCGAACCTGACCCACATGGGCATAGCTATGCGATTGAGCTGCTGGACCAGGTAGCCCATATGAATAATGGGATGTACCTGGAAAACGATCTGCAGGGTGGTGTAAAAACCAATTTCTGCATCGGTGTGGCCGGTTATCCGGAAAAACACTTTGAAGCGCCCAATATGCAGACAGACATGGGACATCTGAAACGCAAAGTGGAAAACGGAGCAGATTATATCGTTACCCAGATGTTCTTCGATAATCAGAAATTCTTTGATTTTGTGGCCAAATGCCGTGAAATGGGCATCACTGTGCCGATCATACCAGGATTGAAGCCACTCACTTCCAAAAAGCAGATGACCATACTGCCACGTATTTTCCACGTAGACCTGCCTACAGAGCTGTCTAACGAGATACTACGCTGTAAAACTGACAAAGAAGTAGAGCAGGTAGGTACTGAATGGCTGATTACCCAATCCAGGGAGCTCAAACAGTTTGGTGTTCCGGTACTTCACTACTATACACTGGGCAAGCCCAATGTGGTGCGTAAAGCGGTGGAAGCTATTATGTAA
- a CDS encoding rhomboid family intramembrane serine protease yields the protein MHALEKEKMPRLSLGEERNMVTQLVIFNLTAFIFLLFTLVIYKMEIGKDGEAIFYKNIMNWLRLPADPAKLMVRPWTILTSLVTHIEVWQIFTNMVWLWCFGTFLQHIAGHQRILPIYLFGGLTGNLFYILGVQAIPALHALLPTGAIMGASPSIMAMAAGATLISPRYRIFPLLAGGIPLWIITLVYVGLSVATSVTSLSGIAYLIQITGGGLAGLLFMYSWRKGRDWGAGFNRLLFKLTHVFHPAAQRINPDDPKSIAQSIPAAGENQPFRRVGQVPEQRLNEILDKINEMGLDSLSPEERETLLRASKSSK from the coding sequence ATGCATGCGTTGGAAAAAGAGAAAATGCCCCGCCTCTCCCTTGGAGAAGAACGGAATATGGTCACCCAATTAGTGATTTTTAACCTCACTGCTTTCATATTCCTTCTTTTTACACTTGTTATTTACAAGATGGAAATAGGGAAAGATGGAGAGGCTATTTTCTATAAAAATATTATGAACTGGCTGCGGTTGCCAGCAGATCCGGCCAAACTGATGGTCCGCCCCTGGACAATATTGACCTCTCTGGTTACTCACATAGAAGTGTGGCAGATTTTTACCAATATGGTGTGGTTATGGTGTTTTGGCACTTTCCTGCAACATATTGCCGGCCATCAGCGCATCCTGCCGATATATCTGTTTGGCGGCCTGACAGGTAACCTGTTTTACATACTGGGTGTACAGGCAATTCCGGCCCTGCACGCTCTTCTGCCTACTGGCGCCATTATGGGAGCTTCTCCCAGCATTATGGCCATGGCAGCAGGCGCTACCCTCATCTCCCCCCGCTACCGCATTTTCCCCTTACTGGCAGGCGGTATCCCTCTCTGGATCATCACCCTGGTATATGTGGGACTGTCTGTAGCCACCAGCGTAACGAGCCTCAGCGGCATTGCCTATCTGATCCAGATTACAGGCGGTGGTCTTGCCGGTTTGTTGTTTATGTACAGCTGGAGAAAAGGACGCGATTGGGGTGCAGGCTTCAACAGATTGCTTTTCAAACTAACCCATGTTTTTCATCCGGCTGCTCAGCGGATTAATCCGGATGATCCTAAAAGCATTGCCCAAAGTATCCCTGCTGCCGGAGAAAATCAGCCTTTCCGCCGCGTTGGACAGGTACCTGAGCAACGCCTCAACGAAATACTCGATAAGATCAATGAAATGGGGCTGGACTCCCTGTCCCCTGAAGAACGGGAAACATTGCTGCGCGCCAGCAAGTCTTCCAAATAA